The Schizosaccharomyces pombe strain 972h- genome assembly, chromosome: I genome contains a region encoding:
- the rpn502 gene encoding 19S proteasome regulatory subunit Rpn502 — translation MEQKPEVDYSEKFAELQKSLNNLNTIDIDANLEKLLIFEKQVRQASDTSTNTKVLIYIADLLFRAGDFQGLNEQLVSLFKKHGQLKQSMTSLVQHVMTYLPGIDDLKTKINLIETLRTITDGKIYVEVERARLTQLLSQIKEEQGDIKSAQEILCNEPVETYGSFDLKEKVAFILDQVRLFLLRSDYYMASTYTKKINVKFFEKEDVQSLKLKYYEQKIRIGLHDDAYLDVCKYYRAVYDTAVVQEDPEKWKEILENVVCFALLTPYDNEQADLLHRINADHKLNSLPLLQQLVKCFIVNELMRWPKIAEIYGSALRSNPVFAENDEKGEKRWSELRKRVIEHNIRVVANYYSRIHCSRLGVLLDMSPSETEQFLCDLIAKHHFYAKIDRPAQVISFKKSQNVQEQLNEWGSNITELLGKLEKVRQLIIKEEMMNSIQQAVAK, via the exons ATGGAACAGAAACCGGAAGTTGATTACTCAGAGAAGTTTGCAGAGttacaaaaaagtttaaataACCTTAATACCATAGACATC GATGCGAACCTCGAGaagcttttgatttttgagAAGCAAGTTCGTCAGGCTTCTGACACCAGCACGAATACGAAAGTATTAATATACATTGCTGATTTGCTCTTTCGAGCTGGTGATTTCCAAGGCTTAAACGAACAGTTGGTTAGTCTCTTTAAAAAGCATGGCCAACTGAAACAATCGATGACAAGTTTAGTCCAACATGTAATGACCTATCTTCCTGGAATTGAcgatttaaaaacaaaaattaatttgattGAAACATTGCGTACTATTACTGATGGAAAGATATATGTGGAAGTAGAAAGGGCACGTCTTACACAACTGCTTTCCCAGATTAAAGAAGAGCAAGGTGACATCAAATCTGCCCAGGAGATCTTGTGTAATGAACCAGTAGAGACTTACGGatcttttgatttgaaggaaaaagtTGCATTCATTTTGGATCAAGTTAGATTATTCTTACTGAGGTCTGATTACTACATGGCATCTACTTACacgaagaaaataaatgttaagttttttgaaaaggaagaCGTCCAGTCTTTAAAACTTAAGTATTATGAGCAAAAAATCCGAATTGGTTTGCACGACGATGCATATCTTGatgtttgtaaatattatCGAGCAGTTTATGACACCGCCGTGGTTCAAGAGGACCCCGAGAAATGGaaagaaatattagaaaatgtCGTTTGCTTTGCCTTGCTTACTCCTTATGATAACGAGCAGGCAGATCTTCTTCACCGAATTAATGCTGACCATAAACTAAATTCTCTTCCTTTACTCCAACAATTGGTTAAGTGCTTTATTGTCAATGAACTAATGAGATGGCCCAAAATTGCCGAAATCTATGGAAGTGCTTTAAGGAGTAATCCTGTTTTTGCTGAAAATGACGAAAAAGGTGAGAAACGTTGGTCTGAACTTCGTAAGCGAGTCATCGAACACAATATTCGTGTAGTCGCAAACTATTATTCCCGCATTCATTGCAGTCGTCTAGGAGTGTTGTTGGATATGAGTCCTTCCGAAACAGAACAATTTCTTTGCGACCTTATTGCAAAGCATCATTTCTATGCCAAGATTGATCGCCCAGCTCAAGTCATTTCATTCAAGAAATCTCAAAATGTGCAAGAGCAATTGAATGAGTGGGGTTCCAATATTACTGAACTTCTTGgaaaattggaaaaggtAAGACAGCttattataaaagaagaaatgatgAATTCTATTCAACAGGCGGTAGCCAAATAA
- the bud20 gene encoding zinc finger ribosome biogenesis protein, with amino-acid sequence MGRVARKRKHHSNGNHALFRTRVYGRDLDQIHNDLTESEKFDKLPIDPDLPGLGQHYCIECARYFDSSQALLVHKKGKVHKRRLKNLREEPYTQEEAEAAVNIGQPKQSVASKLADNSNVVMAD; translated from the exons ATGGGAAGAGTTGccagaaaaagaaagcatcATAGCAATGGAAATCATGCTTTGTTTAGAACTCGTGTTTATGGGAG AGACTTAGATCAGATTCACAATGACTTAACAGAGTCTGagaaatttgataaattacCTATAGATCCGGATTTGCCAGGTTTAGGTCAACATTATTGCATTGAATGTGCACGGTACTTTGACTCGTCTCAAGCATTGCTGGTGCATAAGAAGGGAAAGGTTCACAAACGAaggttaaaaaatttgcgTGAAGAGCCGTATACACAAGAAGAAGCAGAAGCTGCGGTGAATATTGGACAGCCAAAACAGAGTGTAGCTTCCAAGCTTGCTGACAATAGTAACGTTGTCATGGCGGACTAA
- the sst2 gene encoding AMSH-like ubiquitin-specific protease (human AMSH/STAMBP protein homolog, ubiquitin specific-protease), translated as MNILQGSEAPLSYEEIASRAGAFDFNKNIPLKNWLRTSTTISKQAHVYVSEHDYSNGVFLLFRYCELFMKCQKHPDAAAYKKELFDYYQGVRNALEEIELIKPIVKEQYEQYQCQKNDLDDLKKLSMKDSQPSLEKPVSYVDEPILEQWALSDLQILPPSSTDLLSPDSQKLSKSSSDLPQFDYPSLNSSPTFNSNLPISSSRFEKTSLSDSKLVSPEPLDDNKDIQFIKKPIYTRTSEPRPKPAGTFKIHAYTEGGKPLRTIYLPKLLKKVFLDVVKPNTKKNLETCGILCGKLRQNAFFITHLVIPLQEATSDTCGTTDEASLFEFQDKHNLLTLGWIHTHPTQTCFMSSVDLHTHCSYQLMLPEAIAIVMAPSKNTSGIFRLLDPEGLQTIVKCRKPGLFHPHEGKVYTMVAQPGHVREINSKLQVVDLRVK; from the exons ATGAACATTCTCCAAGGATCTGAAGCACCATTATCTTATGAAGAGATTGCTTCAAGAGCCGGAGCATTcgattttaataaaaatatccctttaaaaaattggttaCGAACATCCACGACAATATCAAAGCAA GCCCATGTTTATGTATCGGAACATGATTATTCCAACGGtgtatttcttttgtttcgCTATTGTGAATTGTTCATGAAATGCCAAAAGCACCCTGATGCTGCAGCATATAAGAAAGAGCTTTTTGATTATTATCAG GGTGTCCGCAACGCGTTAGAGGAAATTGAATTAATCAAACCAATTGTAAAGGAGCAATATGAGCAATATCAATGTCAGAAGAATGATTTggatgatttaaaaaagttgtcGATGAAAGATTCTCAGCCATCTTTGGAGAAGCCTGTTTCTTATGTCGATGAACCTATTCTTGAGCAATGGGCATTATCCGATTTACAAATTCTCCCTCCCTCCTCAACTGATTTACTTTCCCCCGATTCCCAGAAATTAAGCAAATCTTCATCAGATCTTCCTCAGTTTGATTACCCATCTTTAAATTCATCTCCTACTTTCAATTCTAATTTACCTATATCCAGCTCTCGTTTCGAGAAAACATCTTTATCTGACTCAAAATTGGTCTCTCCTGAACCGTTAGACGATAATAAAGACATTCAGTTTATAAAAAAGCCAATATATACACGAACTTCCGAACCGCGTCCCAAACCAGCAggaacttttaaaattcatgCATATACAGAAGGTGGAAAGCCGTTGAGAACTATATATTTACCgaaattattaaagaagGTTTTTCTTGACGTTGTTAAGCCcaatactaaaaaaaatcttgaAACATGTGGAATTTTATGTGGAAAGCTAAGACAGAATGCCTTTTTCATTACTCATCTCGTTATACCCCTTCAAGAAGCTACTAGTGACACTTGTGGAACAACGGATGAGGCAtctttatttgaatttcaGGATAAGCATAATCTCTTAACTCTTGGATGGATTCATACTCATCCGACCCAGACGTGCTTTATGAGTAGCGTGGATTTGCATACTCATTGTTCATACCAGCTTATGCTACCTGAAGCTATTGCAATTGTTATGGCTCCTTCCAAAAATAc CTCTGGCATCTTCCGTTTATTAGATCCTGAGGGACTACAAACTATAGTCAAGTGTCGAAAACCTGGGCTTTTTCATCCACATGAGGGAAAAGTTTATACGATGGTTGCTCAGCCTGGGCATGTTAGAGAAATTAACTCGAAACTTCAAGTTGTTGATTTGAGGGTTAAATAG
- the yip11 gene encoding SMN complex subunit Yip11/Gem2, whose translation MPSKRKRNPLQYQTSGSLDEETNQRSAFPQIDNNSASESLEYDIPLDGLDYLATVREEARKLVPFVAARREPETRETIPLRKLEIEAGKKSFDPFLRYLLNIIDKEGERLEQYMESSSLDASILPKNLQQWRVYIEHKAPCWAILAVVDLATVLEILESLSSWLEKDAIDLQSQWIFCFCYKLPELLNGEDISTLRSVLKSLRSTHTSFPALQMSASALQAVLVYRYGQKDLFQT comes from the exons atgccctcgaaaagaaaaagaaatcctTTACAATATCAGACTTCAGGATCATTAGATGAGGAAACAAATCAACGCAGCGCTTTTCCACAAATCGACAACAATAGTGCTTCAGAATCTTTGGAATATGATATACCACTTGATGGTTTAGATTATTTAGCAACTGTGAG AGAAGAAGCTCGCAAGCTAGTTCCATTTGTAGCGGCGCGTCGTGAGCCTGAAACAAGAGAAACCATTCCTCTTCGCAAATTGGAAATCGAGGCCGgcaaaaaaagctttgacCCGTTTTTACGATACTTACTAAACATAATTGATAAAGAAGGGGAAAGGCTTGAGCAATATATGGAATCTTCTTCATTGGACGCATCTATTTTAcctaaaaatttacaacaATGGCGTGTATATATTGAGCATAAAGCTCCTTGTTGGGCCATATTAGCAGTGGTTGATTTGGCAACTGTTTTGGAGATCCTAGAAAGCTTGTCCAGCTGGCTTGAAAAGGACGCAATTGATTTACAG AGTCAATggattttttgcttttgttaTAAACTTCCTGAGCTTTTGAATGGAGAAGATATATCGACCCTACGTTCAGTACTCAAGTCTTTACGAAGTACGCATACTTCTTTTCCTGCTCTGCAGATGTCAGCATCTGCCCTTCAAGCAGTCTTAGTTTATCGATATGGACAAAAAGATCTCTTTCAAACATAG
- the npc2 gene encoding phosphatidylglycerol/phosphatidylinositol transfer protein, translated as MRLTTFIYAITCLPIFISASSWFSSFSFGESKSTDLVSSTSEKIPGANPASYCADWDRGDDHVVVDYINLIPNPPAAGKNLTIETEINVGTTVLNGSYVDIQVKYGFVRIVNERLDICDKAYELAAVECPVEPGIITKQATISLPWAIPPGRYHVLATAYNADGEQLTCVSASVSFSHFGFQLINQDH; from the coding sequence ATGAGATTAACAACTTTTATTTACGCAATCACTTGTTTGCCCATCTTTATAAGTGCCAGTTCTtggttttcttctttctcatTTGGTGAGTCAAAGTCTACCGATTTGGTATCATCTACCAGTGAAAAGATCCCTGGAGCCAATCCTGCCAGCTATTGTGCCGATTGGGATCGTGGCGATGACCATGTTGTCGTTGACTACATTAATTTGATACCGAATCCCCCAGCTGCCGGTAAAAACCTTACCATTGAGACTGAGATTAATGTTGGTACTACCGTGTTGAATGGCAGTTACGTGGATATTCAGGTAAAGTATGGATTTGTTCGAATTGTGAATGAGCGCTTGGACATTTGCGATAAGGCTTACGAACTTGCTGCTGTTGAATGTCCCGTTGAACCTGGTATCATCACCAAGCAAGCTACCATTTCCCTCCCTTGGGCTATTCCACCTGGTAGATACCATGTGCTTGCTACTGCCTACAATGCTGATGGCGAACAGTTGACATGCGTATCTGCCTCTGTATCCTTTAGCCACTTCGGATTTCAATTAATCAACCAAGACCATTAA
- the mae1 gene encoding plasma membrane malate/succinate:proton symporter Mae1, which yields MGELKEILKQRYHELLDWNVKAPHVPLSQRLKHFTWSWFACTMATGGVGLIIGSFPFRFYGLNTIGKIVYILQIFLFSLFGSCMLFRFIKYPSTIKDSWNHHLEKLFIATCLLSISTFIDMLAIYAYPDTGEWMVWVIRILYYIYVAVSFIYCVMAFFTIFNNHVYTIETASPAWILPIFPPMICGVIAGAVNSTQPAHQLKNMVIFGILFQGLGFWVYLLLFAVNVLRFFTVGLAKPQDRPGMFMFVGPPAFSGLALINIARGAMGSRPYIFVGANSSEYLGFVSTFMAIFIWGLAAWCYCLAMVSFLAGFFTRAPLKFACGWFAFIFPNVGFVNCTIEIGKMIDSKAFQMFGHIIGVILCIQWILLMYLMVRAFLVNDLCYPGKDEDAHPPPKPNTGVLNPTFPPEKAPASLEKVDTHVTSTGGESDPPSSEHESV from the coding sequence ATGGGTGAACTCAAGGAAATCTTGAAACAGAGGTATCATGAGTTGCTTGACTGGAATGTCAAAGCCCCTCATGTCCCTCTCAGTCAACGACTGAAGCATTTTACATGGTCTTGGTTTGCATGTACTATGGCAACTGGTGGTGTTGGTTTGATTATTGGTTCTTTCCCCTTTCGATTTTATGGTCTTAATACAATTGGcaaaattgtttatattcttcaaatctttttgttttctctcTTTGGATCATGCATGCTTTTTCgctttattaaatatccTTCAACTATCAAGGATTCCTGGAACCATCATTTggaaaagcttttcattGCTACTTGTCTTCTTTCAATATCCACGTTCATCGACATGCTTGCCATATACGCCTATCCTGATACCGGCGAGTGGATGGTGTGGGTCATTCGAATCCTTTATTACATTTACGTTGCAGTATCCTTTATATACTGCGTAATGgctttttttacaattttcaaCAACCATGTATATACCATTGAAACCGCATCTCCTGCTTGGATTCTTCCTATTTTCCCTCCTATGATTTGTGGTGTCATTGCTGGCGCCGTCAATTCTACACAACCCGCtcatcaattaaaaaatatggtTATCTTTGGTATCCTCTTTCAAGGACTTGGTTTTTGGGTTTATCTTTTACTGTTTGCCGTCAATGTCTTACGGTTTTTTACTGTAGGCCTGGCAAAACCCCAAGATCGACCTGGTATGTTTATGTTTGTCGGTCCACCAGCTTTCTCAGGTTTGGCCTTAATTAATATTGCGCGTGGTGCTATGGGCAGTCGCccttatatttttgttggCGCCAACTCATCCGAGTATCTTGGTTTTGTTTCTACCTTTATGgctatttttatttgggGTCTTGCTGCTTGGTGTTACTGTCTCGCCATGGTTAGCTTTTTAGCGGGCTTTTTCACTCGAGCCCCTCTCAAGTTTGCTTGTGGATGGTTTGCATTCATTTTCCCCAACGTGGGTTTTGTTAATTGTACCATTGAGATAGGTAAAATGATAGATTCCAAAGCTTTCCAAATGTTTGGACATATCATTGGGGTCATTCTTTGTATTCAGTGGATCCTCCTAATGTATTTAATGGTCCGTGCGTTTCTCGTCAATGATCTTTGCTATCCTGGCAAAGACGAAGATGCCCATCCTCCACCAAAACCAAATACAGGTGTCCTTAACCCTACCTTCCCACCTGAAAAAGCACCTGCATCTTTGGAAAAAGTCGATACACATGTCACATCTACTGGTGGTGAATCGGATCCTCCTAGTAGTGAACATGAAAGCGTTTAA
- the cox1102 gene encoding rsm22-cox11 tandem protein cox1102, which translates to MPILTCRYKILFLYNLRNCFTFQNQRCLIPYGTTTTIRWYNANFQAVQNNFSDYKNELISSHRPEASSLLDFLVKDQKKSGDISLHTKFNLYVDDLLKKSEKGQIKKFINDIKKDLATESQLPLSAPFKDESTRTMTDPQVLAYIHQSMPYQYASLYSVLTDLKIVNSDVSCKSQHILDCGKGPGIGALASYSVFPTPNSVSIVEENPFLKKIIYDIHHNIYPSTSPNPTSPVTLNRLPLGKKDSYTLVIASNKLLEMKSEKELFDYLRSLWSLVSNDGGLLVLCERGTKRGFSLIQRARTFLLQKSKNTSDKQFNAHIVAPCPHDGRCPIDIENGVRANICSFKQHFFLSPFSRLYVPRSHRRSSDRSHYSYVVIQKGITRPLNNTTQRFKNDEDLLENVNVTSPTLKNWPRIIRPPLKRDGHVIIDVCDSDARLRRNIVPKSQGKLAYRLARKSAWGDLFPLEGKVQSTSPSSKITKHLKDASSTYSINPPSYNKPKVERNTTADPIFVGKRFYSTNRHKAFSRFADFNSHRFPCIFTSFSCYNCISGTRNISRQYSRDKFHYNQRTTIYYLVAISIFALGLTYAAVPLYRLFCSKTGYGGTLNTDQSRMNAERMVPRKDNKRIRVTFNGDVAGNLSWKLWPQQREIYVLPGETALGFYTAENTSDHDIVGVATYNIVPGQAAVYFSKVACFCFEEQKLDAHEKVDLPVFFFIDPEFADDPNMKDIDDILLSYTFFEARYDTNGNLLTKLN; encoded by the coding sequence ATGCCCATTCTAACATGCAGATATAAAATTCTGtttctttataatttacGGAATTGctttacttttcaaaatcagcGATGTCTCATACCATATGGAACAACCACTACCATTAGGTGGTATaatgcaaattttcaagCTGTTCAAAACAACTTTTCTGATTATAAAAACGAATTGATCTCTTCACATCGTCCAGAAGCTTCCAGTTTACTCGACTTTTTGGTAAAggatcaaaagaaaagtggTGATATTAGTTTGcatacaaaatttaatcTATATGTGGAcgatttattgaaaaagagcGAAAAAGgacaaattaaaaaatttattaatgatattaaaaaagatttggcTACGGAATCTCAGCTTCCATTGTCTGCGCCATTCAAAGATGAATCTACTCGGACTATGACAGATCCCCAAGTTTTAGCTTATATTCATCAGTCTATGCCGTATCAATATGCTTCTCTATACAGCGTATTGACTGACTTGAAAATTGTAAACAGTGATGTGTCTTGCAAGTCTCAACATATACTGGATTGCGGTAAAGGTCCAGGTATTGGTGCTCTAGCTAGTTATTCAGTCTTTCCCACACCTAATTCAGTTTCAATTGTTGAGGAGAAcccatttttgaaaaaaatcatatatGATATTCACCATAACATTTACCCGTCAACTTCGCCGAATCCAACTAGCCCTGTTACGCTTAACCGTCTACCATTGGGTAAAAAGGATTCATACACTCTAGTTATTGCATCTAACAAGCTTCTTGAAATGAAATCGGAGAAAGAACTCTTTGATTATCTTCGTTCGCTTTGGAGTCTCGTGTCAAATGATGGTGGTCTTTTGGTGCTCTGCGAGCGAGGCACAAAGCGTGGCTTTAGTTTGATTCAAAGAGCTAGAACATTTCTATTgcaaaaaagtaaaaatacttCTGATAAACAATTCAATGCCCATATTGTAGCACCCTGTCCCCACGATGGTCGCTGCCCCATTGATATAGAAAATGGGGTAAGAGCAAATATTTGTTCTTTCAAACAACATTTTTTCCTATCCCCATTTTCCCGTCTATATGTCCCTCGTTCTCATCGTCGATCCTCGGATCGCTCTCATTACAGTTATGTTGTTATTCAAAAGGGTATAACTAGACCGCTTAATAATACCACACAAAGGTTCAAGAATGATGAGGATTTACTAGAAAATGTGAATGTTACATCTCCAACTCTTAAAAACTGGCCACGTATAATTCGACCTCCACTGAAGCGAGATGGACATGTCATAATTGATGTCTGTGATAGCGATGCTCGGCTTAGAAGGAATATTGTTCCTAAATCACAAGGTAAACTAGCTTATCGATTAGCTAGGAAAAGTGCTTGGGGCGACTTGTTTCCGTTAGAGGGCAAAGTTCAAAGTACTTCTCCAAGTAGTAAAATTACTaaacatttaaaagatGCTTCTTCTACCTATTCAATCAATCCCCCCTCATATAATAAACCCAAAGTTGAAAGAAATACAACTGCAGATCCTATTTTTGTCGGAAAACGATTCTATTCGACTAATCGTCATAAAGCTTTTTCTCGATTTGCAGACTTTAATTCACATCGTTTCCcttgtatttttacttcatttAGCTGTTACAATTGCATCTCTGGTACCAGGAATATTTCACGACAATATTCGAGAGATAAATTCCACTATAATCAAAGGACCACTATCTATTATCTGGTTGcaatttccatttttgCGTTGGGCTTGACATATGCGGCTGTACCTTTATATCGTCTTTTCTGTTCGAAAACAGGTTATGGTGGCACTCTTAATACCGACCAAAGTCGTATGAATGCAGAAAGAATGGTTCCTCGTAAAGACAATAAAAGAATCAGAGTTACTTTCAATGGCGACGTTGCAGGAAACCTTAGCTGGAAGCTTTGGCCCCAGCAGCGTGAAATATATGTTCTTCCAGGCGAGACTGCTCTAGGGTTTTATACTGCTGAAAATACGTCCGACCATGACATAGTAGGAGTTGCAACTTATAATATAGTACCAGGTCAAGCCGCTGTTTACTTCTCAAAGGTTGCATGCTTTTGCTTTGAAGAGCAAAAGCTAGATGCTCATGAAAAAGTAGACTTGCCtgtgtttttctttatagaTCCAGAATTTGCTGATGATCCAAATATGAAGGATATTGACGATATTCTTCTAAGctatactttttttgaggCCAGATATGATACCAATGGCAATCTTTTAACTAAACTCaactga
- the srp14 gene encoding signal recognition particle subunit Srp14, whose translation MLLSNEEFLKKLTDLLQTHQSKGTGSVYLSQKCNPVDEGEGSSASVLIRAKSGAAEKISTVVELDYFTDFFQSYAEVCKGQIVGLKKRDRKKTKKNKKKTTSSGHT comes from the exons ATGTTGTTGAGCAATGAAGAG tttttaaagaaactCACCGATCTTCTACAAACCCATCAAAGTAAAGGAACTGGTAGCGTCTATCTCTCTCAAAAATGCA ACCCAGTGGATGAAGGAGAAGGCAGCTCTGCTTCAGTTTTAATCCGTGCTAAGAGTGGTGCAGCTGAAAAAATCTCTACTGTTGTTGAACTTGATTATTTTACAGATTTCTTCCAATCTTATGCAGAAGTTTGTAAAGGTCAGATTGTAGGACTCAAAAAGCGTGATCGcaagaaaacgaaaaagaacaagaaGAAGACCACTTCTTCGGGGCATACATAG